A single genomic interval of Plantibacter sp. Leaf314 harbors:
- a CDS encoding aldo/keto reductase: MKHITLGTAGPDIARIGLGCMGMSAFYTGAALDDAASTATIHRALDLGVTFFDTAEMYGPYLNEELLGAALGSRRDEVTLATKFGMIRNSGDGQFGADGSAANVRLSIEGSLRRLGTDVVDLYYLHRVDPGVPIEETVGALSELVTEGKIRYIGLSEAAPDTIRRAHAVHPITALQTEYSLWSRDPEAEILPTVRALGIGFVPYSPLGRGFLTGTIRSLDVLDETDFRRANPRFTGDNLAANIAIVEEVDRIAASLDATPAQVALAWLLAQGDDIAPIPGTKRIPYLEENLGADELSLSADALARLDALRLPAGDRYPDMSTVNR; the protein is encoded by the coding sequence ATGAAGCACATCACACTCGGCACAGCGGGACCAGACATCGCCCGGATCGGCCTCGGCTGCATGGGGATGTCCGCGTTCTACACCGGTGCCGCCCTCGACGACGCGGCTTCGACCGCGACGATCCACCGTGCCTTGGACCTCGGCGTGACCTTCTTCGACACCGCGGAGATGTACGGCCCCTACCTCAACGAGGAACTGCTCGGAGCTGCACTCGGCTCACGCCGGGACGAGGTGACCCTCGCGACCAAGTTCGGCATGATCCGCAATTCCGGTGACGGACAGTTCGGCGCCGATGGCAGCGCCGCGAACGTGCGCCTGTCGATCGAGGGATCGCTGCGCCGGCTCGGCACCGACGTCGTGGACCTCTACTACCTCCACCGCGTGGATCCGGGCGTGCCCATCGAGGAGACGGTGGGTGCACTCTCGGAGCTCGTCACCGAGGGCAAGATCCGGTACATCGGTCTGTCGGAGGCGGCTCCGGACACGATCCGGCGTGCACACGCCGTGCACCCGATCACGGCTCTGCAGACGGAGTACTCGCTCTGGAGTCGCGACCCCGAGGCGGAGATCCTGCCGACCGTCCGTGCGTTGGGCATCGGCTTCGTCCCGTACTCGCCGCTCGGTCGTGGGTTCCTCACCGGCACGATCCGATCGCTCGACGTGCTCGACGAAACCGACTTCCGTCGCGCCAACCCGCGCTTCACGGGGGACAACCTCGCTGCGAACATCGCGATCGTGGAAGAGGTCGACCGGATCGCCGCGTCGCTCGATGCGACACCGGCCCAGGTGGCGCTCGCCTGGTTGCTGGCCCAGGGTGACGACATCGCGCCGATCCCCGGCACGAAGCGGATCCCGTACCTCGAGGAGAACCTCGGCGCCGACGAGCTCTCCCTGTCGGCCGACGCGCTCGCTCGACTCGACGCACTCCGTCTCCCTGCCGGTGACCGGTATCCGGACATGAGCACCGTCAACCGCTGA
- a CDS encoding MerR family transcriptional regulator, with protein MTTLHEGYAISDVAERTGLSVHTLRYYERAGLMPRPIGRSSSTHRRYSEGDVSWVVFLTRLRSTGMPIATLREYTELAQRGDDTAEARLELLLRHRISFLARLEEMQQSLEVIDRKIELYTEQVATR; from the coding sequence ATGACCACTCTCCACGAGGGCTACGCCATCTCCGACGTCGCTGAACGAACCGGACTGAGCGTCCACACGCTCCGGTACTACGAGCGCGCAGGGCTCATGCCACGTCCGATCGGCCGCAGCTCATCGACGCACCGCCGCTACAGCGAGGGCGACGTGTCCTGGGTCGTGTTCCTGACGAGGCTCCGATCGACGGGCATGCCGATCGCGACGCTCCGCGAGTACACGGAGTTGGCTCAGCGCGGTGACGACACCGCCGAGGCGAGGCTCGAGCTGCTGCTGCGGCATCGGATCTCGTTCCTGGCCCGCCTCGAGGAGATGCAGCAGTCGCTGGAGGTCATCGATCGCAAGATCGAACTCTACACAGAACAGGTGGCAACACGATGA
- the dxs gene encoding 1-deoxy-D-xylulose-5-phosphate synthase, which produces MTVLDQVNGPRDLDRLTEAELVELAGDIRAFLIANVSKTGGHLGPNLGVVELTIAMHRVFDSPTDPMVFDTGHQSYVHKLLTGRQEFSGLRTRGGLAGYPQRSESEHDIVESSHASSSLSWADGISRAFQMTGQDERHVVAVVGDGALTGGMTWEALNNISDDNTRRLVIIVNDNGRSYAPTIGGMARFLSGVRTRRTYRDLRERSQRAFNLLGAPGRAIYRGVRGGAHGFLSRLTNNEALYSNLDIKYIGPVDGHDIHAMEEALTQAKHYGAPVIVHAITEKGRGFQPARDDDADQFHAVGVIDPETGEPVGAASRPSWTAVFSEEMLAVAEADDRVVAITAAMLRPVGLHAFAERFPERVHDVGIAEQHAFTSAAGLAFGGLHPVVAVYATFVNRAFDQLLMDVALHRAGVTIVLDRAGVTGPDGPSHHGIWDLAILQVVPGIRIAAPRDGERLREELREAVSIDDAPTVIRFPKGSAPAELPAVERLHDGVDVLRTTEQPDVLIVAVGPMAPIAIDVADRLAQQGIGATVVDPRWVVPVAESLVELAAAHRLVITIEDGIRVGGIGTRIRQTLREAGVDTAVDELGVPDEFIDHASREQILEDAGLTAQQIARDVVAQVLGSRIPVARPLPDDRVEQDTSSERSTTRPHGA; this is translated from the coding sequence GTGACAGTGCTCGATCAGGTGAACGGCCCACGGGACCTCGACCGCCTCACGGAGGCGGAACTCGTCGAACTCGCCGGAGACATCCGTGCCTTCCTCATCGCCAACGTCTCCAAGACCGGCGGGCACCTCGGGCCGAACCTCGGTGTCGTCGAACTCACGATCGCGATGCACCGGGTGTTCGACTCCCCGACGGACCCGATGGTGTTCGACACCGGTCACCAGTCGTACGTGCACAAACTCCTGACCGGCCGCCAGGAGTTCTCCGGTCTCCGGACCCGTGGTGGCCTCGCCGGCTACCCGCAGCGTTCCGAGTCCGAGCACGACATCGTCGAGAGTTCCCACGCGTCGAGTTCCCTCAGCTGGGCTGACGGCATCTCCCGCGCCTTCCAGATGACCGGGCAGGACGAACGACACGTCGTCGCCGTCGTCGGCGATGGAGCCCTCACCGGTGGGATGACGTGGGAGGCGCTCAACAACATCAGCGACGACAACACGCGTCGGCTGGTCATCATCGTGAACGACAACGGGCGCTCCTACGCGCCGACGATCGGTGGCATGGCACGCTTCCTGAGCGGCGTCCGCACCCGGCGGACGTACCGCGACCTGCGTGAGCGCAGCCAGCGTGCGTTCAACCTGCTCGGTGCACCCGGTCGCGCCATCTACCGGGGTGTCCGCGGAGGCGCCCACGGGTTCCTGTCCCGGCTCACGAACAACGAGGCGCTCTACTCCAACCTCGACATCAAGTACATCGGGCCGGTCGACGGACACGACATCCACGCGATGGAGGAGGCACTGACCCAGGCGAAGCACTACGGCGCACCGGTGATCGTCCACGCGATCACCGAGAAGGGTCGCGGGTTCCAGCCGGCACGGGACGACGACGCGGATCAGTTCCATGCCGTCGGCGTGATCGATCCCGAGACCGGGGAACCGGTCGGGGCAGCGTCCCGACCGTCCTGGACGGCCGTGTTCAGCGAGGAGATGCTCGCGGTGGCCGAGGCCGACGACCGCGTCGTGGCCATCACGGCCGCCATGCTGCGACCGGTCGGGCTCCACGCCTTCGCCGAACGCTTCCCCGAGCGGGTGCACGACGTCGGCATCGCCGAGCAGCACGCCTTCACTTCAGCGGCCGGGCTCGCCTTCGGTGGACTGCACCCGGTGGTGGCCGTGTACGCGACGTTCGTGAACCGCGCCTTCGACCAACTGCTCATGGACGTCGCGCTGCACCGCGCGGGGGTCACGATCGTCCTCGACCGCGCCGGCGTGACCGGCCCCGACGGACCGAGCCACCACGGCATCTGGGACCTCGCGATCCTGCAGGTCGTCCCGGGTATCCGGATCGCGGCACCGCGTGATGGTGAGCGGCTGCGCGAGGAACTGCGTGAGGCCGTCTCGATCGACGACGCCCCGACCGTCATCCGGTTCCCGAAGGGCAGCGCCCCCGCCGAGCTCCCGGCCGTCGAGCGTCTCCACGACGGTGTCGACGTCCTCCGGACGACCGAGCAGCCGGACGTCCTCATCGTCGCCGTCGGCCCGATGGCGCCCATCGCGATCGACGTGGCGGACCGGCTCGCCCAGCAGGGCATCGGTGCGACCGTCGTCGACCCTCGCTGGGTGGTCCCCGTCGCCGAATCGCTCGTCGAGCTCGCCGCGGCACATCGGCTCGTGATCACCATCGAGGACGGTATCCGCGTCGGAGGCATCGGCACCCGCATCAGGCAGACCCTCCGCGAGGCCGGTGTCGACACGGCCGTCGACGAACTGGGCGTGCCGGACGAGTTCATCGACCACGCGTCCCGCGAGCAGATCCTCGAGGATGCGGGCCTCACGGCGCAGCAGATCGCCCGCGACGTCGTGGCACAGGTCCTCGGCAGTCGGATCCCCGTCGCCCGCCCACTGCCTGACGACCGCGTCGAGCAGGACACGTCTTCGGAGCGGAGCACGACGAGGCCGCACGGCGCCTGA
- the acnA gene encoding aconitate hydratase AcnA, translating into MSTVNSFGAKDTLTVGTTDYEIYRIDTVEGHEKLPFSLKVLLENLLRTEDGANITDAHIRAIGEWVPTAEPDTEIQFTPARVVMQDFTGVPCIVDLATMREAVEALGGSADKINPLAPAEMVIDHSVIADLFGSENALERNVELEYERNGERYQFLRWGQTAFDDFKVVPPGTGIVHQVNIEYLARVTMTREVGGVLRAYPDTCVGTDSHTTMVNGLGVLGWGVGGIEAEAAMLGQPVSMLIPKVVGFKLNGSIPTGVTATDVVLTITQMLRKHGVVGKFVEFYGAGVAEVPLANRATIGNMSPEFGSTAAMFPIDDVTLDYLRLTGRSEEQIALVEAYAKTQKLWHDADVEPAFSEYLELDLATVVPSIAGPKRPQDRIELSDAKSQFERDLVDYASVEHDIVDLVGADSFPASDPAGTTPQDEDNQHHHTHRSHAPKSLSKPTSVRLEENGVDFTLDHGAVAIAAITSCTNTSNPSVMLAAGLLARNASKKGLKAKPWVKTTLAPGSKVVTDYYAKAGLTEYLEDLGFYTVGYGCTTCIGNSGPLLDEISTAVQDNDLAVTAVLSGNRNFEGRINPDVKMNYLASPPLVIAYALAGSMNFDFEVDALGVDADGNDIFLKDIWPDAAEVQDTIDSSINKEMFDHEYSGVFDGDERWRSLQTPEGSTFEWDEQSTYVRKPPYFDGMTMETTPVSDIVGARVLAKLGDSVTTDHISPAGNIKADSPAGRYLDEHGVGRKDYNSYGSRRGNHEVMIRGTFANIRLKNQLLDGVEGGYTRDFTQADAPQSFIYDASQNYQAEGTPLVIFGGKEYGSGSSRDWAAKGTSLLGVKAVITESFERIHRSNLIGMGVVPLQFPAGESWSSLGLDGTEVVSIAGLEELNNGTTPKTVRVTAAPSEHSAPGKETVEFDAVVRIDTPGEADYYRNGGILQYVLRSLV; encoded by the coding sequence ATGTCCACCGTGAACAGCTTCGGGGCGAAAGACACCCTGACTGTCGGGACGACCGACTACGAGATCTATCGCATCGACACGGTGGAGGGCCACGAGAAGCTGCCGTTCAGCTTGAAGGTGCTCCTCGAGAACCTGCTGCGGACCGAGGACGGCGCCAACATCACCGACGCGCACATCCGCGCCATCGGCGAATGGGTCCCGACCGCCGAGCCCGACACCGAGATCCAGTTCACGCCGGCCCGCGTCGTGATGCAGGACTTCACCGGCGTCCCGTGCATCGTCGACCTCGCCACCATGCGAGAGGCCGTCGAGGCCCTCGGTGGCTCTGCGGACAAGATCAACCCCCTCGCTCCGGCCGAGATGGTCATCGACCACTCCGTCATCGCCGACCTCTTCGGCAGCGAGAACGCGCTCGAGCGCAACGTCGAGCTCGAGTACGAGCGCAACGGCGAGCGGTACCAGTTCCTCCGTTGGGGCCAGACCGCGTTCGACGACTTCAAGGTCGTCCCGCCGGGAACCGGCATCGTGCATCAGGTGAACATCGAGTACCTGGCGCGCGTCACCATGACCCGCGAGGTCGGCGGCGTCCTGCGCGCTTACCCCGACACCTGTGTCGGAACCGACTCCCACACCACCATGGTCAACGGCCTCGGCGTGCTCGGCTGGGGCGTCGGCGGCATCGAGGCCGAGGCCGCGATGCTCGGTCAGCCGGTCTCCATGCTCATCCCGAAGGTCGTCGGCTTCAAGCTCAACGGCTCGATCCCGACCGGTGTCACGGCGACCGACGTCGTGCTGACGATCACGCAGATGCTCCGGAAGCACGGCGTCGTCGGCAAGTTCGTCGAGTTCTACGGTGCCGGCGTCGCCGAGGTCCCGCTGGCCAACCGCGCCACCATCGGCAACATGAGCCCCGAGTTCGGTTCGACCGCCGCCATGTTCCCGATCGACGACGTCACGCTCGACTACCTGCGCCTCACCGGTCGCAGCGAGGAGCAGATCGCCCTGGTCGAGGCCTACGCCAAGACCCAGAAGCTCTGGCACGATGCCGACGTCGAGCCCGCCTTCAGCGAGTACCTCGAGCTCGATCTCGCGACGGTCGTCCCCTCGATCGCCGGCCCGAAGCGCCCGCAGGACCGCATCGAGCTGAGCGACGCGAAGTCGCAGTTCGAGCGCGACCTGGTGGACTACGCCTCCGTCGAGCACGACATCGTCGACCTCGTCGGCGCCGACTCGTTCCCCGCGTCCGACCCCGCCGGCACGACGCCGCAGGACGAGGACAACCAGCACCACCACACCCACCGCAGCCACGCGCCGAAGTCGCTGTCCAAGCCGACGTCGGTCAGGCTCGAGGAGAACGGGGTCGACTTCACCCTCGACCACGGGGCCGTCGCCATCGCGGCGATCACCTCGTGCACGAACACCTCGAACCCGTCGGTCATGCTGGCCGCCGGCCTCCTGGCCCGCAACGCCAGCAAGAAGGGCCTGAAGGCGAAGCCGTGGGTCAAGACCACGCTCGCCCCGGGCTCCAAGGTCGTCACCGACTACTACGCGAAGGCAGGCCTCACCGAGTACCTCGAGGACCTCGGCTTCTACACCGTCGGCTACGGCTGCACGACCTGCATCGGCAACTCCGGTCCACTGCTCGACGAGATCTCGACCGCCGTCCAGGACAACGACCTCGCCGTCACCGCGGTGCTCTCGGGTAACCGCAACTTCGAGGGGCGCATCAACCCCGACGTGAAGATGAACTACCTGGCGAGCCCGCCGCTCGTCATCGCCTACGCCCTCGCCGGATCGATGAACTTCGACTTCGAGGTCGACGCCCTGGGTGTCGACGCCGACGGCAACGACATCTTCCTGAAGGACATCTGGCCCGACGCGGCCGAGGTCCAGGACACGATCGACTCCTCCATCAACAAGGAGATGTTCGACCACGAGTACAGCGGTGTCTTCGACGGTGATGAGCGCTGGCGTTCGCTCCAGACCCCCGAGGGCTCGACCTTCGAGTGGGACGAGCAGTCGACGTACGTCCGGAAGCCCCCGTACTTCGACGGCATGACCATGGAGACGACCCCCGTCTCCGACATCGTCGGCGCCCGCGTCCTCGCGAAGCTCGGCGACTCGGTCACGACCGACCACATCAGCCCGGCCGGCAACATCAAGGCCGACTCGCCCGCAGGTCGGTACCTCGACGAGCACGGCGTCGGACGCAAGGACTACAACTCCTACGGCTCGCGCCGCGGCAACCACGAGGTCATGATCCGCGGCACGTTCGCGAACATCCGCCTGAAGAACCAGCTGCTCGACGGCGTGGAGGGTGGGTACACCCGCGACTTCACGCAGGCCGATGCACCGCAGTCCTTCATCTACGACGCGTCGCAGAACTACCAGGCCGAGGGCACGCCCCTCGTCATCTTCGGTGGCAAGGAGTACGGCTCCGGTTCCTCCCGCGACTGGGCGGCGAAGGGCACGAGCCTCCTCGGCGTCAAGGCGGTCATCACCGAGAGCTTCGAGCGCATCCACCGCTCGAACCTCATCGGCATGGGTGTCGTGCCCCTGCAGTTCCCGGCCGGTGAGAGCTGGTCGTCCCTCGGTCTCGACGGCACGGAGGTCGTCTCGATCGCCGGCCTCGAGGAGCTCAACAACGGCACCACGCCGAAGACGGTCCGCGTGACGGCTGCTCCGAGCGAGCACTCGGCTCCCGGCAAGGAGACCGTCGAGTTCGACGCGGTCGTCCGCATCGACACCCCGGGCGAGGCAGACTACTACCGCAACGGCGGCATCCTGCAGTACGTGCTCCGCAGCCTCGTCTGA
- a CDS encoding DUF3159 domain-containing protein, whose translation MSGAAGTGPHDPERHAAASAEGADPVADGGRPQAGPSMSAAFGAAARKSGLGAMAEGDAPTGKALLAAMGGIRGIAEAILPGLVFLIVYTLTFDLVPSIVAPVALGVLFAIARLVQRQPVTQAVGGLLGIALSAALALLSGRAEDFYVLGFWTNGAYAVALLVSVLVGWPAVGLVAGYLMGSGTSWRTHPGQRRAMRWLTLVWVAMFAARLLVQLPLYFSGNVELLGTLRLLMGIPLYAPLLVLSWLVVRAVFPKAPASTVA comes from the coding sequence ATGTCGGGAGCAGCAGGAACCGGGCCGCACGACCCCGAGCGGCACGCCGCGGCCTCGGCCGAGGGCGCCGATCCGGTGGCCGATGGCGGTCGCCCGCAGGCGGGTCCGTCGATGAGCGCCGCGTTCGGTGCGGCAGCCCGCAAGTCGGGCCTCGGAGCCATGGCGGAGGGTGACGCCCCTACGGGGAAGGCCCTCCTCGCGGCCATGGGCGGCATCCGGGGCATCGCCGAGGCGATCCTGCCCGGACTCGTCTTCCTCATCGTCTACACCCTCACCTTCGACCTCGTGCCGTCGATCGTGGCTCCCGTCGCCCTCGGCGTCCTGTTCGCCATCGCGAGACTCGTACAGCGCCAGCCGGTGACCCAGGCTGTCGGTGGACTGCTCGGGATCGCGCTCTCCGCCGCCCTCGCGCTGCTCTCCGGACGCGCCGAAGACTTCTACGTGCTCGGATTCTGGACGAACGGGGCGTACGCGGTGGCCCTGCTCGTCTCCGTGCTCGTCGGATGGCCGGCCGTCGGACTCGTCGCCGGGTATCTCATGGGGAGTGGCACCAGCTGGCGCACCCACCCAGGACAGCGCCGCGCCATGCGCTGGCTCACGCTCGTGTGGGTGGCGATGTTCGCCGCCCGTCTCCTCGTCCAGCTCCCGCTGTACTTCAGCGGGAACGTCGAACTGCTCGGAACCCTCCGCCTCCTGATGGGGATCCCGCTCTACGCTCCGCTGCTCGTGCTCAGCTGGCTCGTCGTGCGGGCCGTGTTCCCGAAAGCGCCGGCGTCCACCGTCGCATGA
- a CDS encoding DUF3710 domain-containing protein yields the protein MSELEDLPDLDVDAELPDDAKSAPEDRDSAGPFDESEANPVRPYIDLGGVKVLPREGLNLRLEVEEATKRVVAVGLDYAGSTLQVQPFAAPRSTGLWNETRAQIAEQIAQQGGTVTEREGEFGPELVAEVPTGGAAGAEATHLARFIGVDGPRWFLRGVVAGEGASKPDAAALVDDLFRSLVVVRGNSPMPPRDLIPLRMPTATSA from the coding sequence ATGAGCGAACTCGAAGACCTTCCCGACCTCGACGTCGACGCCGAGCTGCCCGACGACGCGAAGTCCGCGCCGGAGGACCGCGACAGCGCCGGCCCGTTCGACGAGAGCGAGGCCAACCCGGTCCGTCCGTACATCGACCTCGGCGGCGTCAAGGTGTTGCCGCGCGAGGGTCTGAACCTCCGTCTCGAGGTCGAGGAGGCCACCAAGCGTGTCGTCGCCGTCGGCCTCGACTACGCCGGTTCGACCCTGCAGGTCCAGCCCTTCGCCGCCCCGCGGTCCACCGGACTGTGGAACGAGACCCGCGCCCAGATCGCCGAGCAGATCGCGCAGCAGGGTGGGACGGTCACCGAGCGCGAAGGGGAGTTCGGCCCGGAACTCGTCGCCGAGGTCCCGACCGGCGGAGCCGCCGGTGCCGAAGCCACCCACCTCGCACGGTTCATCGGGGTCGACGGCCCGCGCTGGTTCCTCCGTGGCGTGGTCGCCGGCGAGGGTGCCTCCAAGCCGGACGCCGCAGCGCTCGTCGACGACCTCTTCCGCAGCCTCGTCGTCGTCCGGGGAAACTCGCCGATGCCGCCGCGCGACCTCATCCCGCTGCGCATGCCGACGGCCACGAGCGCCTAG
- the dut gene encoding dUTP diphosphatase, whose amino-acid sequence MTESVDVLIIAPDLPGYAHPGDAGADLVSAEHVVLRPGERALVGTGVSIALPDGFAAFVVPRSGLAAKHGITVVNAPGTVDAGYRGEVKVTLLNTDRDAAFTIEPGDRIAQLIVMPVARANFIPVDRLPGSARGTGGFGSTGRGALAHAPADSSTSTHGAAQTGTLA is encoded by the coding sequence GTGACCGAAAGCGTTGACGTACTCATTATCGCGCCGGATCTGCCCGGCTACGCACACCCGGGCGATGCGGGAGCCGATCTCGTCTCCGCCGAACACGTCGTCCTCCGACCGGGGGAGCGTGCCCTCGTCGGAACCGGGGTGTCCATCGCCCTGCCCGACGGGTTCGCCGCCTTCGTCGTCCCCCGGAGCGGCCTCGCAGCCAAGCACGGCATCACGGTCGTCAACGCGCCGGGCACCGTCGACGCCGGCTACCGGGGCGAGGTCAAGGTCACCCTCCTCAACACGGACCGCGACGCCGCGTTCACGATCGAGCCCGGCGACCGGATCGCCCAGCTCATCGTGATGCCGGTGGCCCGTGCCAACTTCATCCCGGTGGACCGCCTGCCGGGGAGCGCACGCGGAACGGGTGGGTTCGGCTCGACGGGCCGCGGCGCCCTCGCACACGCACCCGCCGACTCATCCACCAGCACCCACGGTGCCGCGCAGACAGGAACCCTCGCATGA
- a CDS encoding DUF3093 domain-containing protein has product MQPYRETLWPSPWVIIALALVVPATMLVLAPVSLPAGVIGAVVLYGGCLAFAFGSAPRIEVSGTTLSVGKASIPLAQVGEVVVYTGAEATAQLRTKLDARAWLMIRGWVHSLVKVEITDPADPTPYWLLSSRRPQLLADAIAAARSTV; this is encoded by the coding sequence ATGCAGCCGTACCGTGAAACCCTCTGGCCCAGTCCCTGGGTCATCATCGCCCTCGCCCTCGTGGTGCCGGCGACCATGCTCGTCCTCGCACCGGTGTCGCTTCCGGCCGGGGTCATCGGGGCGGTGGTCCTCTACGGCGGGTGTCTCGCCTTCGCCTTCGGGTCGGCGCCGAGGATCGAGGTCTCCGGTACGACCCTGTCGGTCGGCAAGGCGTCCATCCCGCTCGCGCAGGTGGGTGAGGTCGTCGTGTACACCGGAGCGGAGGCGACCGCACAGCTCCGCACCAAGCTGGACGCCAGGGCGTGGCTGATGATCCGCGGGTGGGTCCACAGCCTCGTCAAGGTGGAGATCACCGACCCGGCCGACCCGACGCCGTACTGGTTGTTGTCGTCCCGGCGGCCGCAGCTGCTCGCCGACGCGATCGCCGCCGCGCGCTCGACCGTCTGA
- a CDS encoding DUF4193 domain-containing protein produces the protein MATDYDAPRKTDDDSESIEALKERVPDKLSGVVDSEDADNPGDYNLGGSDLSDLDLDVVVLPPQADEFTCMECFLVKHRSQLDHEGKFGPICAECAA, from the coding sequence ATGGCAACTGATTACGACGCTCCCCGCAAGACCGACGACGATTCCGAGTCGATCGAGGCCCTGAAGGAGCGCGTTCCAGACAAGCTGTCGGGAGTCGTCGACTCCGAAGACGCCGACAACCCGGGCGATTACAACCTGGGCGGATCCGATCTCTCCGACCTCGACCTCGACGTCGTCGTGCTCCCGCCTCAGGCGGACGAGTTCACCTGCATGGAGTGCTTCCTCGTGAAGCACCGCTCGCAGCTGGACCACGAGGGCAAGTTCGGCCCGATCTGCGCGGAGTGCGCAGCCTGA
- the sepH gene encoding septation protein SepH, with protein sequence MQELKVVGAELGALIVADRNEEEYRLIVDDAFHVNLRRAKPAGAPIGGATKISPREVQAHIRSGLSAEDVAAVTGASLEYVQRFEGPVMAEREHIVGTALGVAVLPTTDTTADDIEATFGNVIRARLEKLGATDERWTSWKEPEGGWIVKLSFTAEQVDHDARWAFEPKKLALTPIGSEATTLSRQGDLPAALIPRLRAVDTDDSPDTSRFDSGAFSLDRASTEPPAEVTRAAETRPIDPLPFAADTGFGRAPSSKAATQAAINREASSPDQHNQTADLLEALRKRRGERESAPSEPEPAERPSTPHAVPDQQTPLAVFDTGEFEAAQQRRSGDTDPHGDGATPAGAKARRGRASMPSWDEIVFGAKSDDDPV encoded by the coding sequence ATGCAGGAATTGAAGGTAGTCGGGGCGGAGCTCGGAGCTCTGATCGTTGCTGATCGGAACGAGGAGGAGTACCGCCTCATCGTCGACGACGCATTCCACGTCAACCTCCGGCGGGCGAAACCGGCCGGGGCCCCCATCGGCGGCGCCACCAAGATCAGCCCGCGCGAAGTGCAGGCGCACATCCGCAGCGGTCTGTCCGCCGAGGACGTCGCCGCGGTCACGGGAGCGTCCCTGGAGTACGTCCAGCGGTTCGAGGGTCCGGTGATGGCGGAACGCGAACACATCGTCGGCACCGCCCTCGGGGTCGCCGTGCTCCCGACGACGGACACCACCGCCGACGACATCGAGGCGACGTTCGGGAACGTCATCCGGGCCCGGCTCGAGAAGCTCGGAGCCACCGACGAACGTTGGACCAGCTGGAAGGAACCGGAGGGTGGTTGGATCGTCAAGCTCTCCTTCACGGCTGAACAGGTCGACCACGACGCGCGTTGGGCGTTCGAGCCGAAGAAGCTCGCGCTCACCCCCATCGGCAGTGAAGCCACCACGCTCTCCCGGCAGGGCGACCTCCCAGCCGCGCTGATCCCACGCCTGCGTGCGGTCGACACCGACGACTCCCCCGACACCTCCCGCTTCGACAGCGGAGCGTTCTCCCTCGACCGGGCGTCCACGGAACCGCCCGCCGAGGTGACGCGAGCGGCGGAGACCCGTCCGATCGATCCGCTGCCGTTCGCGGCCGACACCGGCTTCGGCCGCGCGCCCTCCTCGAAGGCGGCGACCCAGGCGGCCATCAACCGTGAGGCCTCCAGCCCCGATCAGCACAACCAGACCGCGGACCTCCTCGAGGCGCTCCGGAAGCGTCGAGGTGAGCGGGAGTCCGCGCCCAGCGAACCCGAACCCGCCGAACGGCCGTCGACGCCGCATGCCGTGCCGGACCAGCAGACGCCCCTGGCGGTGTTCGACACCGGTGAGTTCGAGGCGGCGCAGCAGCGACGCTCGGGCGACACCGATCCCCATGGGGACGGTGCTACACCGGCCGGTGCGAAGGCACGACGCGGACGCGCGTCGATGCCGTCCTGGGACGAGATCGTGTTCGGTGCGAAGTCCGACGACGACCCCGTCTGA